One stretch of Leishmania infantum JPCM5 genome chromosome 22 DNA includes these proteins:
- a CDS encoding carnitine palmitoyltransferase-like protein: MRPCLPRLCACQGTRSAAKGALYTSGNWAALRTNVAVSPRATVQELLTPSLVPTRHYQRSLPKLPLPALHDTLQRYLAAATPLCAPPQLASASATVAAFLKGEGRHAHEELRRTDKANPHTSYISSDLFEQTLKGRSALPLRSHRTWLVRPDPEKQDMLVRSAYWLWASVQFYKLYLDNQLRPEVRYAVDGIFSKRSGYWTAEWFQRTAALLPDYVSTPFVYSASLGVAQPLDMSQFDCLFNSSRMPGVLQDEIKPVGFVPHALVQYRGHQFQITVADADCVPLSIDELYAQLRDIVCTNVAPAHTDVSVFTALPRTEWNGARTMLLRNVINGKSLEAVEESMLVLNLDADDERDAMVDPMSPVGVTAKSPSVRAGNRWWDKSLSVSVNSRGDIAVSAESSWGDGVAVRRYINDVYALSRAAHSHVLRKDAPATHKIRQLQWHVPDELVAAAQRVTRRVTKDRESLDVAAGVLDIATTPTPAVEATVQLAAQLAMFRVHQQQPMNCMQNTDMHCYRRGRSEQIPLTTLESTAFLLSMCSSVRETQQAACHAAVQRYKAEKKAVSRGSSTYSHLLALRLTAERFLGRVPDLYNDPVFSLVAEPALRFEMVEAGATYGCGYALHPFSCHLTCSRTGSTLLYQVTSPPPSSVGVATSSATFAAAFTRACQEVSALLAPG, encoded by the coding sequence ATGCGACCGTGCCTTccgcgtttgtgtgcgtgccaaGGCACACGTAGCGCTGCGAAAGGAGCCCTGTACACATCCGGCAACTGGGCCGCGCTCCGCACAAATGTGGCGGTCTCGCCAAGGGCAACGGTACAGGAACTACTGACACCATCGCTTGTGCCCACACGGCACTACCAGCGAAGTCTTCCcaagctgccgctgccagctcTTCATgacacgctgcagcggtacctggcggctgcgacgcctctttgtgcaccgccgcagctcgcCTCCGCGAGCGCGACTGTAGCCGCCTTTCTGAAGGGCGAGGGGCGCCACGCCCACGAGGAGCTACGGCGCACGGACAAGGCGAATCCGCACACGTCGTACATTTCGTCCGACCTGTTTGAGCAGACCTTGAAAGGGCggagcgcgctgccgctgcgctcgcaCAGAACGTGGCTTGTGCGACCGGATCCGGAGAAGCAAGACATGCTGGTACGGAGCGCCTACTGGCTCTGGGCCTCGGTTCAATTCTACAAGCTGTACCTCGATAATCAACTCCGCCCGGAAGTGCGGTACGCTGTTGATGGCATCTTTTCGAAAAGGAGCGGCTACTGGACCGCCGAGTGGTTCCAAcgcaccgcggcgctgctccccGATTATGTGAGCACCCCGTTCGTCTacagcgcctcgctcggtgtcgcgcagccgctggacATGTCGCAGTTCGACTGCCTTTTTAATTCTTCGCGGATGCCAGGTGTCCTCCAGGACGAAATAAAGCCGGTCGGCTTTGTACCTCATGCATTGGTACAGTACCGCGGTCATCAGTTTCAGATCACTGTGGCCGATGCAGACTGCGTGCCGCTTTCCATTGATGAGCTGTACGCTCAGCTCCGTGATATTGTGTGCACGAACGTagcaccggcacacaccGACGTGAGCGTCTTCACCGCACTGCCGCGCACGGAGTGGAACGGGGCCCGGACGATGCTGTTACGAAACGTCATCAATGGCAAAAGCCTGGAGGCTGTGGAAGAGAGTATGTTGGTGCTGAATCTCGACGCGGACGACGAGAGGGACGCCATGGTGGACCCAATGTCCCCTGTGGGGGTGACGGCGAAGTCGCCTTCCGTGCGAGCCGGCAATCGTTGGTGGGACAAGAGTCTGTCGGTGTCTGTTAACAGCCGCGGCGATATTGCCGTCTCGGCCGAGTCGAGCTggggcgacggcgtggcaGTACGGCGGTACATCAACGATGTATACGCCCTCAGTCGTGCAGCGCACAGCCACGTGTTACGGAAGGACGCGCCGGCCACGCACAAGATCCGCCAGCTTCAGTGGCACGTCCCAGACGAGCTcgtggctgcggcgcaaAGAGTCACGAGGCGTGTGACCAAGGATCGCGAGAGCCTCGATGTCGCCGCCGGGGTGCTTGACATTGCCACAACACCCACTCCCGCCGTCGAGGCCacggtgcagctggcggcaCAGCTCGCCATGTTCCgcgtgcaccagcagcagccgatgaACTGCATGCAGAACACAGACATGCATTGCTatcgccgcggccgcagcgagcAAATCCCGCTCACCACGCTGGAGAGCACCGCTTTCCTGCTGAGCATGTGCTCCTCAGTACGAGAGACGCAGCAAGCAGCGTGCCACGCGGCCGTGCAACGCTACAAGGCAGAGAAGAAGGCCGTCAGTCGCGGAAGCAGCACCTACAGCCACCTGCTGGCTTTGCGCCTAACGGCGGAGCGCTTTCTTGGCCGAGTTCCTGACTTGTACAACGACCCTGTCTTTTCGCTTGTCGCCGAGCCCGCGCTGCGCTTTGAGATGGTCGAGGCGGGGGCGACCTACGGCTGTGGGTACGCGCTCCACCCATTTAGTTGCCACCTCACCTGTAGCCGCACGGGATCGACTCTGCTGTATCAGGTGACATCTCCACCCCCATCGTCCGTGGGCGTTGCCACCTCAAGCGCCACCTTTGCAGCGGCCTTTACGCGCGCATGCCAGGAGGTGTCGGCCCTGCTGGCGCCGGGCTGA
- a CDS encoding methylenetetrahydrofolate dehydrogenase-like protein, with amino-acid sequence MCGSFSVSASFALTSASSMALSTLTLRRSRSAELLSGVPISKELRQRIRTSTSVLRRPPCLVVVLVGDRADAIRYVNHKRRAAAECGIEVHLVHLSATIQQVELHRTLASVNDDVEVDAVLLQLPLPPHLRTRPALLHIHPGKDVDGLHPLNAGSLCLQDQRSRLHTLVAASSAASASLVDQQAQGMIEEMLLPAATSGGDSAMRHRFHERNIFVPCTALAIRTVLFSYLGRTENFAHLLPAAHSNDMSAVEGPSTLPSPSLSATAGIVSPSSPEGKQFPRSSASTQAPPRRDLHAVIVNNSRVVGVPTAALLQCAGSFAVTLCSRSNSLDTIRHVAQQADVLITAYGAANVFDRSFVREGAIVIDAAVNELPEMTCQKEAAAETGGSARKKGICGDVDINSVSAVAAAITKTPGGVGPLTASHLMFNVLKAYQLRHDNERHYNNIYTEFLKMYGTHEKVRGHAPPLGMPFMAAP; translated from the coding sequence ATGTGCGGGTCTTTTTCTGTGAGTGCGTCTTTCGCTCTTACTAGCGCGAGTAGCATGGCCCTCTCCACTCTGACGCTTCGGCGGTCGCGCTCAGCAGAGTTGCTGTCTGGCGTGCCGATCAGCAAGGAGCTACGGCAGCGAATCCGCACCAGCACGTCAGTCCTCCGTCGGCCACCATGCCTGGTTGTGGTGCTCGTCGGTGACCGTGCCGATGCGATCCGCTACGTCAACCACAagaggcgcgccgccgcggagtGCGGCATTGAAGTGCATCTCGTTCATCTTTCCGCTACCATTCAGCAGGTTGAGCTTCACAGGACCCTGGCTTCCGTCAACGACGACGTCGAGGTCGACGCCgtccttctccagctgccgctgccacctcATCTGCGTACTCGACCGGCACTGCTCCACATCCACCCAGGCAAGGACGTGGATGGCCTCCACCCCTTGAACGCCGGAAGCCTCTGCCTGCAGGATCAGAGGTCGCGCCTGCATACACTTGTCGCGGCATCCTCGGCAGCATCAGCGTCGCTCGTCGACCAGCAGGCGCAGGGAATGATTGAGGAGATGCTGTTGCCGGctgccaccagcggcggcgacagcgccatGCGTCACCGTTTCCATGAGCGCAACATCTTTGTGCCGTGCACCGCCCTCGCCATCCGCACAGTGCTCTTCTCCTATCTCGGCCGCACGGAAAACTTCGCGCACTTGTTGCCGGCAGCCCACAGCAACGACatgtctgcagtggagggtCCATCAACGCTTCCGTCCCCATCGTTGTCGGCAACTGCCGGCATCGTTTCCCCGTCGTCGCCGGAAGGCAAGCAATTCCcacggagcagcgcgagtACCCAAGCACCTCCCCGCCGCGACCTGCACGCCGTGATCGTGAACAACAGCagggtggtgggggtgccgacggcggcgctgctgcagtgcgcaGGCAGCTTTGCCGTCACGTTGTGCAGTCGCAGTAACTCGCTCGACACCATTCGACATGTCGCGCAACAGGCGGACGTGCTCATCACGGCTTATGGAGCGGCGAATGTGTTCGACCGGTCGTTTGTTCGAGAGGGGGCCATCGTgatcgacgccgccgtcaaCGAGTTACCGGAGATGACGTGCCAgaaggaggcagcggcagagacaggcggcagcgcgcgaaAGAAGGGCATctgcggcgacgtcgacaTAAATTCGGTGTCCGCTGTTGCCGCGGCAATCACGAAGACACCAGGCGGTGTTGGCCCTCTTACGGCGTCGCACCTGATGTTCAACGTGTTGAAGGCGTATCAGCTTCGACACGACAACGAGCGTCACTACAACAACATCTACACAGAGTTCCTGAAGATGTACGGCACGCACGAAAAGGTGCGGGGCCATGCGCCGCCTCTAGGGATGCCATTCATGGCTGCCCCATGA
- a CDS encoding putative phosphoinositide phosphatase has protein sequence MPAHKRIVEVEGLQNCRDLGGYHTRDGKHVVKYKHIYRSDNVGDVTPEGKKMLLEKLWLKYIIDFRGAEEKARSPYAFAGVTYFPIPIETCFITEHVLTKPSLDGPSAEALLRRISTTFLIDFKDVYKNFFDVFLREAKGQPVLFHCTAGKDRTGVAAALLLTALDVPAEAVMEDFMLTNRCCVPPSCETVRVGNCIISKDAVNILFRAQAFFLELCFGEVCKRYGSVNAYMEKELGLGVEQLEKLRSYYVRPTSSSS, from the coding sequence ATGCCCGCCCACAAGCGTATCGTCGAAGTCGAGGGGCTGCAGAACTGCCGCGACCTCGGCGGTTACCATACACGGGATGGCAAGCACGTCGTCAAGTACAAGCACATCTACCGCTCCGACAACGTTGGTGACGTCACGCCTGAGGGCAAGAAGATGCTCTTGGAGAAGCTGTGGCTCAAGTACATCATCGACTTTCGTGGTGCGGAGGAAAAGGCTCGCTCGCCGTACGCGTTCGCGGGTGTCACGTACTTCCCGATCCCGATCGAAACCTGCTTCATTACCGAGCACGTGTTGACGAAGCCGTCGCTGGACGGGCCAtctgcagaggcgctgcttcggcgAATCTCAACAACCTTTCTCATCGACTTCAAGGACGTCTACAAGAACTTCTTCGACGTTTTTCTCAGGGAAGCAAAAGGGCAGCCGGTCTTGTTCCACTGCACAGCTGGCAAGGACCGCACCGgcgtggccgccgcgctcCTCTTGACCGCTCTGGACGTGCCCGCAGAAGCTGTGATGGAGGATTTCATGCTGACGAACCGGTGCTGCGTGCCGCCATCGTGCGAAACGGTGAGAGTGGGCAACTGCATCATCTCGAAGGATGCTGTCAACATACTGTTCCGCGCCCAAGCCTTCTTCCTGGAGCTGTGCTTTGGCGAGGTGTGCAAGAGGTATGGCTCGGTAAACGCGTACATGGAGAAAGAGCTTGGGCTAGGTGTGGAGCAGCTAGAGAAGCTGCGCAGCTACTACGTCCGCCCGACCTCATCGAGCTCATGA